The Trueperaceae bacterium DNA window GCCCGAACCACGACAGGCCGCCTACGGCCACGAGCGCGCCCACGATCACGACCACGACGCCGACGGCGACGATGAGGAGACCTAGCTGGCGCGTGTCCATGCCTGAAGTTATGGCAGGCGGGGCCGGGTGGCGCACCCTGCGGCGCTACCCCGGCATGGGGCGGCACCGGCGCGGGCGGCCGCGTTTCCCGCGCCGGCCTCCAGGGCCATGCGCCTGCGGCTCGCGGGCCGGCTGGTGTAACCTCGGCGGCACCGACGGGCCGCGGGCGCGGCTGACGGCGCCCGCGGGCACGCGGGCCTCGTGCGCCGTCGGACGGCGCGCCCGCAGGTCGACGGGAGGTGGTCGTGACCGAGCCGCGAGCGCTGCAGCTGGTTGCGGACGGCGACGTGGTCCACGAGCGCCTGCGCGAGATGGCGCGCGAGCACGTCGCGTCCGGGGGGCGGTCCCCCTGGGGGCCGGAGGCGCCATGAGCTGCAGCTGCTGCCGCGCCGCGCCGTGCGAGGAGATGTTCGGGGCGGAAGACGCCCGCCACGACATGGAGGACTACCTCGCCAAGGGCCTGGGGGACATCGAGTCCCGCGCGCTCGCGGCGATGCCGGCCAGCGCGGCCGACGGCGCGCGCGTCCTGGACGTAGGCGGGGGCGTTGGCGCCTTCGCGGCCGAGCTCATGAAGCGCGGCGCGGCGAGCGGCGAGGTCGTCGAGCTCGTCGGCGCCTACGCGCCGTACGCGGCGCGGCTCGCCGAGCGCCTCGGCCTCGCCGGCCGTACCTCGTTCCGCGTGCACGACCTCCTCGCCGACCCCGAGGGCGTCGACCCAGCGGACGTGGTCGTGCTGAACCGCGTGGTGTGCTGCTCCGCCGAGGGCCCGGCATTGACCGCCGTGGCCGCCCGCCTCGCGCGACGCGCCCTGCTGCTGACGTTCCCGCGCTCGAACGTGCTCACGCGCTCCGCCGCGGCGCTGCAGCGGCTGGCGTTCCGCGTCCTCGGCCGCCGGTACAGGGCCTTCGCCTGGCCCACCGAGGTGATCGTCGGGGCCGCCGAGGGCCAGGGCCTGAGGCTCGCGGCCCAGGGCAGGAACGTCCTCTGGCAGTACCTCGTGATGGTGAGGCCGTCCTAGGCGGGATGCCGCGGGCCGGGTCGTCGCGCGCGGCGCTGCTCGAGGGCCTCCTCGGCGACGAGCCGCACGAGCTGGCCGGCGTCCTGGAGGGCTGGCTCGCCTCGCGACGGTTCGCGTCCTTCGCCAGGGAGCACCTCACGAAGGTGCGCAAGAAGCTGCGGGGCGCCAGGGACGAGGCCAGCGCCCGCGACCTCCTCCTCGAGCTCGCGGCGGCGTACGGGCTCGTGCAGGACAAGCGTCTCACCGTCGTCTACGAGCCGACGACGAACGGCTCCGCCAGGGGCCCGGACTTCGCCGTCAGGTACACGACGCGCGAGGAGGTCATGCTCGAGGTCACGCGGCTGAGGGGCGCGGAGAACGACGCCCTCGACGCCCGGCGCCTGGCCGGCGTGCTGGCCCTCAAGCTCGGCCAGACCGTGCCGAACCGCGCGAACGTGCTGCTCGTCGGCGTGGAGGGCGACCCTCCCGATGCCGATGGGCTCGCGGCGCTCCTCGACGAGGTGCGCCGCGACGTGGAGACCACAGACGCCGGGGCGCTGCTGCGGCTCGGCTTCCGGCACAGGGGCGAGTACCTGAGGCGCCTGGCCCGCCTGAGCGCCGTGGTCGTGCGCCGCGCTCCCCGCCTTGACGCAGAACCGCGGGAGGGCCCGCCGCCGTCGCTGTGGTCGAACCCGCAGGCCCGCGCGCCGCTGGCGAGCGACGTGAGGGGCGCCCTGCTGGCCGGCCTCTCTCGGGACTAGGCCGGGCAGCTCCGGCCGGCGACACCTGCGGCTCAGTCGCCCTCCAGCAGCTCCCGCGCGCGCCTGAGGTCGGCGGTGTCGTGGCCCTCGGTGAAGGTCCCGAGCACGGCCGCCAGCTTCGCGCGCGCCTCGCGCCGCAGCTCGCCGTCCCCCGCCGCCAGGGCCGCCTCCTGGCGCGACGTCGCGGCGCGCAGCTCGAGCGACCTGGCGCCGTGGCGGCTCGCGACGTCGGCGGCGAGGTCGAAGGCCGGCGCCCACTCCGCCGCGGCCTCGCCCCGCAGGGCCGCCAGCTTGCCGCGCAGCCTGTGGAGCTCGGCCCGCCAGACCTCGGCCGCCATGCGGTCCGCGGCGGCGAAGGCCGCGGCCAGGCACTCCTCGGCCTCGCCCGCCTGGCCCAGGTCCGCGTGCGCCTCGGCCAGGCGCGCCCACAGGGTCAGCTCCTCCGCGACGCCGATGCCGGGGTACTCCGCCCGGCCCTGGCGCATCGCCGCGATGCCCTCCTCGACGCTCCCGAGCAGCACCAGGGCGCTGCCGCGCATGATCGCCGCCCAGGCGGCCCAGAAGCCGAGCCCGTTCGCCGCCGCCACCTCCCGGCATCGCGCGGCCAGCGCGCCGGCGCGCTCGCCGTCGCCGCGCAGCACGAAGAGCTCGGCCGCGTGGGCGTAGGCGTGCGCCAGCGAGTCAGGGCGGCTGAACCCGGCGGCCAGCTCCAGCGCCCTCTCCCCCTCCGCGAGCGCCTCGTCCGGACGTCCCAGGTACCACAGCGACCGCGCCGCGAAGAGGTGGGCGCAGGCGCCGGCGTCGTGGTTGCCCGTCCGCAGGCTCTCCTCCTCGCCAGCGCCCAGCGGGTAGAGCGCCGCGCCGGCCGCGGCGTGCTCGAGGACGGCCGCGAAGTCGCCGAGGCAGAAGACCGCGAACCAGACGGCGTGGTGCGCCTGGAGCAGGAGACGCTCGTCGCCCTCCCGCCGGCCGATCGCCAGCAGCTCCTCGCCCAGCTCGACGGCCCGCCCGTACTCGGCCCGCTGCGAGTGGTAGAGGGAGAGGCTCCACGCGGCGGCGAACTCCTCACGCGCCGCTCCCAGGCCGGCCGCCACGCTCCGCGCCCGCTCGAACGCCGCGGCCACCTCGGGCACCGAGTAGCCGTGCATCGCCTGGAGCGACGAGCCGAGGAGCAGCAGCGCGTCGAGGCGCACGCGCTCGTTCTCGGGCGACGCCGGCGCTCCCGCGAGGAGGTCGAGGGCGCGGCGCAGGTGCGCTGCGGCCTCGGCGTGGGCGTAGAGGGCGGCGGCCTGCCGGCCGGCCGCGAGCAGGTAGCGGGCGGCCCGCTCCCCCAGGCCGCCCTCCTCGAAGTGCCTGGCCAGCTCGACGGCGACGGCTCCCGTCTCCTCGGCGTGCAGCTCCTCCAGCGCCGTACCGACCTCCTCGTGGAGCACGGCGCGGTCGAGCCCGGTCAGGCCGCCGTAGAGGTAGCGCTGGAACAGGTCGTGGCGGAAGCGGAAGCGCGCCAGCCGCCTGCCGCCCACGCGCGCCAGCTCCACGCCCTCGAGGAGCTGGTGGGCCCGTTCCGCCTCGCCGCTGAGGCGCCGCGTGAGCTGCCGCGCGTCGACGCCGAGCACGCGCGCCACGACCTCGGCCGTGAAGGTCGCGCCCTCGACGCTGCCCACCTGCAGCGCCTCGACGAGGTCGGGGTCGAGCCGCTCGAGCCGCGTGCGGATCACGCCCTCGACGCGCGCCGGCAGGGCGTGCCAGGTGATGTCGGGGGCGGCGGTCCAGGCCCCGGTCCCGTCGCGCACCAGCCCGCCCGCCGCCCTCATCTCCGCGAGGAGCTCGACGGCGAACAGCGGCAGGCCCTCGGTGAGGCGGGCCAGGCGCTCGCGGAACTCCTCGCCCAGCCTGTTCGGCTCGCTGTCGAGGAGCTCGTCGACGAACGCGCGGCCCGCCGCGCCGGCGTCGAGGTCCACGCGCACCGCGCCCTGGGCCCGCTCCAGCTCGGCCACGAGGCGCGGGAGCGAGCGAGCCTCCCCGCCGTCCTCGAGGGAAAGCTCCTCGGCGCGCAGCGAGCCGACGACGAGGACCCGCGCGCCGGCGAGGCGCCTGGCGAGGTGGAAGAGGAGGGCGACGGAGGACGCGTCGGCCCAGTGCAGGTCCTCGAGCAGCAGGACCACGGGGCTCTCCGCCGCGACGGCGCGCAGCACCCTGGTGTACGCCTCGAAGAGGGCGCCCTGGTCGGCGAGGCTAGGCGTCGGGGCGGCCTCGGCGAGCGCCGCCCGCAGGCGTCCGCTCGGGTCGCGCTGGGCCGCCCGCGAGAGCAGCGGGCCCCACCTCAGGAAGCCGCCGAGGAGCTCGGGCCCGTGCAGCGCGACGGCCTCCACCGCCCGCGGCATGAGCCGCCACAGGCGCTCGGCGAGCGCGCGGTCGAGCGTGCCGGCCAGCAGGCGGGGCTCCAGGTCGCCGGTGAGGGTCTCGAGCGCGTCGCGGAACGGCAGCAGCGGGTCGCCCGCGCCGGTGAAGGCGTCGCAGTTTCCCGTCAGGACGACGAGGGTCGGGTGCTCCTCCGGCGCGCGGCGCGCGAACTCGGTGAGGAGGCTCGACTTGCCGCGACCGGCCTCGCCGGTCACGAACACCGCGCGCCCGCGCCCGGCGACGGCGTCGTCGAGCGCGGCGGCCAGGCGGCCCAGCTCGGGCTCGCGGCCCACGACCCTGGGCAGCGGCTGCACGCGCTCCGCGGCGGCGGCGAGGAAGGCGGGGAGCGCGTCCGGCGTCGCCTCGGGGACGGTCACCGGCTCCTGCTCGGGCTCCGCTGGCGCCGCGGGGCGCGCGGCGGGCGGCCCCTCCGCCCTGGGCTCCGGCGGCTCGCGCAGCAGGCGCTCGTAGAGCGAGCGCGTCTCGGGCGAGGGCTCGACGCCCAGCTCCTCCTCGAGCGCCTTCACGCACCGCCGGTAGGCGTTCGCCACGCCGGCCTGGTCGCCGAGGGCGTGCCGCGCCAGCATCAGGGACCGGTAGGCCGGCTCGGGCGCCTGGCCCTGGGCGACCCAGCGCTCGGCCCAGCGCAGGGCGTCGTGCGCTCGTCCCTCGGCGAGCAGGAGCTCGACCAGCCGCTCCATCCTCGCGTCGAACTCGGCGCGCAGGCGCTCGCGCTCTAGCAGCACCCACTCCTCGTAGAAGCCGGGCAGCAGCTCGCCCCCGTAGGCCGCTACCGCCGCCTCCAGCTCCGCGACGCCGCCGCCGCGCGCCAGCTCCGCCGCGTCCAGGAGGTACCCGGAGCCGGGGTCCAGCCCCACGCTGATCTTGTCGGCGAGGAAGTGCTCCTCCCCCAGCGCCTTGCGCAGCGCCCACAGAGCGTTGCGCAGGTTCTGGCGCGCGCTCTCGTCGCTGGCGTCGGGCCACAGGAGGGCGGCGAGGCGCTCGCGCCTGTGCCGCGCGCCCGCCGTCAGCGCCAGGTAGGCGAGCAGCGCCTGGGCGGCCCGCGAGCCGATGTTCACGGACGCGCCGCCCCGCGCCACCGCGAAACCGCCCAGGAGCCGGATCTCCAGCCTCGTTCCCTCGCCGTCCACCGCGCCGTCCCCGATCGCCCCGCTCCCACCGGCGCCCACGGGGCGCGAGCGGAGAGGTCGGCGCATCCTACACGCCGTCCGGTCCGCCGGGCGCGGCGCCCTCCCGCCCGACGCTGCCTGGACGCTGCCGTTACGGCCCCCGCGCAGGCTCGCCTCAGACAAGGGCGGCCCGGCCGCCGGAGGAGCGTGAGAGGTGCATAGCGAGACAACGTGTCGGCGCGAGGAGTTCGTCCTCGCCGTGGGCCCCGCGAGCCTGCTCGTCGGCGGGCTCGAGGTGCCGGCGCTCGGCGTGGGAGGCGCGGTGCCCGGCCCGGTGCTGAGGCCCGAGGAGGGCTCGCACGTGGTGGTGAAGGTCGTGGCGACCGACGGCCGCCTGGAGACCGTCCTCGAGACGAGGCGCGCCCTGCCGGGGACGTACCTCTACCGGGCCCCGGCCCCCAGCGAGCCGGGCGCGCCCATCGCGGCGCCCTACGGGCTCCTCGTCGTGACGCCTCGCGACCCCGGCCACTGGCCGCCCGTCGACGCGGAGCTCTTCCTGGTGCTCGACGAGCTCACGCCCGCCCACGGGCGCGCGGCCGGCGCGGCCGGCGGCGTCGCGCTCGTCAACGGCGGCAGCGACTGGCGGGCGGCCGTCGCGGCCGGCGAGGTCGTCCGGCTCCACCTCGCGAACGCCGCGCACTCCCGCGCGTTCCGCCTGCGGCTGCCCGGCGCCCGCCTGAAGCTCGTCGGCACCGGGGCCGGCCGCGTGGAGAGGGAGGGGCTCGTCGACGAGGTCTTCCTCGTCCCCGGCGACCGGGCCGTGGTGGACGCACTCTTCGAGCGGGCGGGCGAGCACCGGCTCGAGCACAGGCTGCCCGGGAGGTCGCTCCCGCTCGCGGCCTTCGCCGTCGGGCCGTCGGGGGGAGGGAGCGCGGCGAGGTCGGCGTTCGAGGACCTCCGCGCCGACCCGTCGCTGGCCGGCTACCGGGAGCGGCTCGCGGCCGAGCTGGAGCGCCCGCCCGACGCGACCGTCGCGACGAGCGATGTCAGCGCCGCACGGCCCCGCCGCCTCAGCGCCGCCGGCCCCCTGCCCAAGCTGCGCCTGCTCGACCCCCCGACCGCCGGCCGGCCGCGCCAACGCCTCGTGAGCCTCGAGGGCGGGCGCCTGCTCGTCGTCAGCCGCGACGGCGTCCCCGTACGCTCCCTCGCCTGGGCAGACGCCCTGCTGCTGCGCGCCGGCGAGGTGGTGGACGGGCTGGTCGAGGCGACGGAGGGCGACGTCGTGGCGATCCGGTGCCGCGAACTCGAGACGCCGCAGTCCCACGGGACAGCGGTCCTGCACGTGGGTAGCCGAGGCCGCGCGAGGGTGCTGCGGGCCGACGAGACCGCCGTCCCCCACGGGGATGAGCCCGACGACCCCAAGGACCGACGCCCGCATGACGCTGGCTAGACGGTGGCGTTACGGCCCCGAGGAATCCTCACCCTCGGCGCCGCAAGGAGCGCCGAGACCAGCGGCCGCGACGGCCGCACAAGAGGAGATCGTCATGAGCAACACGGGAATGGGCAAGATCGCCA harbors:
- a CDS encoding AAA family ATPase, which gives rise to MGAGGSGAIGDGAVDGEGTRLEIRLLGGFAVARGGASVNIGSRAAQALLAYLALTAGARHRRERLAALLWPDASDESARQNLRNALWALRKALGEEHFLADKISVGLDPGSGYLLDAAELARGGGVAELEAAVAAYGGELLPGFYEEWVLLERERLRAEFDARMERLVELLLAEGRAHDALRWAERWVAQGQAPEPAYRSLMLARHALGDQAGVANAYRRCVKALEEELGVEPSPETRSLYERLLREPPEPRAEGPPAARPAAPAEPEQEPVTVPEATPDALPAFLAAAAERVQPLPRVVGREPELGRLAAALDDAVAGRGRAVFVTGEAGRGKSSLLTEFARRAPEEHPTLVVLTGNCDAFTGAGDPLLPFRDALETLTGDLEPRLLAGTLDRALAERLWRLMPRAVEAVALHGPELLGGFLRWGPLLSRAAQRDPSGRLRAALAEAAPTPSLADQGALFEAYTRVLRAVAAESPVVLLLEDLHWADASSVALLFHLARRLAGARVLVVGSLRAEELSLEDGGEARSLPRLVAELERAQGAVRVDLDAGAAGRAFVDELLDSEPNRLGEEFRERLARLTEGLPLFAVELLAEMRAAGGLVRDGTGAWTAAPDITWHALPARVEGVIRTRLERLDPDLVEALQVGSVEGATFTAEVVARVLGVDARQLTRRLSGEAERAHQLLEGVELARVGGRRLARFRFRHDLFQRYLYGGLTGLDRAVLHEEVGTALEELHAEETGAVAVELARHFEEGGLGERAARYLLAAGRQAAALYAHAEAAAHLRRALDLLAGAPASPENERVRLDALLLLGSSLQAMHGYSVPEVAAAFERARSVAAGLGAAREEFAAAWSLSLYHSQRAEYGRAVELGEELLAIGRREGDERLLLQAHHAVWFAVFCLGDFAAVLEHAAAGAALYPLGAGEEESLRTGNHDAGACAHLFAARSLWYLGRPDEALAEGERALELAAGFSRPDSLAHAYAHAAELFVLRGDGERAGALAARCREVAAANGLGFWAAWAAIMRGSALVLLGSVEEGIAAMRQGRAEYPGIGVAEELTLWARLAEAHADLGQAGEAEECLAAAFAAADRMAAEVWRAELHRLRGKLAALRGEAAAEWAPAFDLAADVASRHGARSLELRAATSRQEAALAAGDGELRREARAKLAAVLGTFTEGHDTADLRRARELLEGD